The proteins below come from a single Desulfocurvibacter africanus subsp. africanus DSM 2603 genomic window:
- a CDS encoding mechanosensitive ion channel family protein codes for MEEGITEVEGMAHALPPGRLEQHLAQGVSEAEHVAQTLTQRFAFALSGFQSAGREISLALGRMSGSGGIGRLIAAVGSIVVVYLLGFAAELAYARLLRPVTKWLKGPAGVPLLILPRTFGLAIVHISRIAVFMLVALTLIVLILPDAGLSRRLALLYALPLLWLRLVLLAAWLLLMPSRPNLRLLPCSQPFARHLFSWITAFFVVTVFSYNFIQLLRTYGLSDQVYLLLTILEMCLSLGILMALVWTSPRPAISSGMAKPPPTGPPVSKTKWLRDWRIPATAFIFAMLVAYVASALLGRHELRWAMLWSLACIPAFIAADTALRTTIQTALAEKTAAEAEGLALLSIHAAHLMSGLRALLAVAFVFLLLWIWGVRFSFEAAISRMVFSIVATAVLGWFIWEWVRSAIDRRLTDETREEGEEREDVEEMGTGGSRKTTLLTLARKFILAVILISTALILLSALGLDVGPLLAGAGIVGLAIGFGAQALVKDILSGVFFLLDDAFRLGEYIEADASKGTVVHISVRSLKLRHPRGKLLTIPYGSLGAITNYSRDWAIMKLDLRVPYDTDLERVRKVMKKLGQKLAEDPELGPKFLAPVKSQGVREIDDSAMILRVKFKSRPHDQFILRREVFKHIQHEFAKNGIEFAPRKVTIHIPESYRGTAGKDLDMGIMGAAAESALEQKLPQGEAKKDKKS; via the coding sequence GTGGAAGAAGGCATTACGGAAGTCGAGGGCATGGCACACGCCCTGCCCCCTGGCCGTCTGGAGCAGCATCTGGCCCAAGGCGTTTCCGAAGCTGAACACGTCGCACAGACCCTGACCCAGCGCTTTGCCTTCGCCCTATCAGGCTTCCAGAGTGCAGGGCGGGAAATCTCCCTGGCCCTTGGCAGGATGTCGGGTAGCGGTGGAATCGGCCGGCTGATCGCGGCCGTAGGCTCAATTGTCGTGGTTTATCTTCTCGGCTTCGCGGCCGAACTGGCCTATGCCCGCCTGCTTCGGCCCGTGACGAAATGGCTCAAGGGGCCTGCGGGCGTTCCTTTGCTAATTTTGCCGCGCACCTTCGGCCTGGCCATCGTGCACATAAGCCGAATCGCCGTTTTCATGCTCGTTGCCCTGACCCTGATCGTCCTGATCCTGCCCGATGCAGGGCTCTCGCGCCGGTTGGCCCTGTTATATGCGCTCCCGCTGCTCTGGCTGCGCCTCGTTCTCCTTGCCGCGTGGCTCCTGCTCATGCCCTCCAGGCCAAACCTCAGGCTATTGCCTTGCTCTCAGCCCTTTGCCCGACACCTGTTCTCGTGGATCACCGCCTTTTTCGTCGTGACGGTCTTTTCCTACAATTTCATACAGCTGCTGCGCACCTACGGCTTGAGCGACCAAGTCTACCTGCTGCTTACAATTCTTGAGATGTGCCTCTCCTTGGGCATTCTCATGGCCTTGGTCTGGACCTCACCGAGACCGGCCATTTCCAGCGGGATGGCAAAACCGCCTCCCACCGGACCGCCAGTCTCCAAAACAAAATGGCTCCGGGATTGGCGTATCCCGGCAACGGCCTTTATCTTCGCCATGCTCGTGGCTTACGTGGCAAGCGCGCTGCTGGGCAGACATGAGCTCCGGTGGGCCATGCTGTGGAGCCTGGCCTGCATCCCGGCCTTCATCGCGGCCGATACGGCGCTACGCACCACCATCCAAACGGCGCTGGCCGAGAAGACCGCCGCCGAGGCCGAGGGGCTGGCGCTACTGAGCATACATGCCGCGCATCTCATGAGCGGCTTGAGAGCCCTGCTGGCCGTGGCCTTCGTGTTCCTGCTGCTGTGGATCTGGGGCGTGCGTTTCTCCTTCGAGGCCGCCATATCCAGGATGGTCTTCAGCATCGTGGCGACAGCCGTGCTAGGCTGGTTCATATGGGAATGGGTCCGCTCGGCCATCGACCGGCGACTGACGGACGAGACCCGCGAGGAGGGCGAGGAGCGCGAGGACGTGGAAGAGATGGGCACCGGCGGCTCTCGCAAGACAACGCTCCTGACCTTGGCCCGCAAGTTCATCCTCGCCGTCATCCTCATCTCCACGGCGCTCATTCTGCTCTCGGCCCTGGGCCTCGACGTGGGCCCCCTGCTCGCAGGCGCGGGCATCGTCGGCCTGGCCATCGGCTTCGGAGCCCAGGCCCTGGTCAAGGACATCCTCTCCGGGGTCTTCTTCCTGCTCGACGACGCTTTTCGCCTGGGAGAATACATCGAGGCCGACGCCAGCAAGGGCACGGTGGTGCACATCTCCGTGCGCTCCCTCAAACTGCGCCATCCGCGCGGCAAGCTGCTGACCATCCCCTACGGCTCGCTCGGCGCCATCACCAACTACAGCCGCGACTGGGCCATCATGAAGCTCGATCTGCGCGTGCCCTACGACACGGACCTGGAGAGGGTCCGCAAGGTAATGAAGAAGCTCGGCCAAAAGCTGGCCGAGGACCCGGAGCTCGGACCCAAGTTCCTCGCGCCGGTCAAGTCGCAAGGCGTTCGCGAGATTGACGATTCGGCGATGATCCTGCGCGTCAAGTTCAAGAGCAGGCCGCACGACCAGTTCATCCTGCGGCGGGAAGTCTTCAAGCACATCCAACATGAATTCGCCAAAAACGGCATCGAGTTCGCTCCGCGCAAGGTTACCATCCACATCCCCGAATCATACCGTGGCACAGCGGGCAAGGATTTGGACATGGGAATCATGGGCGCGGCCGCGGAATCCGCGCTGGAGCAGAAGCTGCCTCAAGGCGAGGCCAAAAAGGATAAAAAGTCGTAA
- a CDS encoding Rap1a/Tai family immunity protein has protein sequence MCWKLLLSVGLLLSVLSQPVSAVTEEDFLVKTTEDLIDLCTVSESDELDEEAIHFCHGYLVGAYHYYKASTAGPDAEPLVCPPEPPPSREAVVSMFIEWAKAHPQYMNELPVETEFRFLTETWPCK, from the coding sequence ATGTGCTGGAAACTATTGCTTTCGGTTGGCCTGCTTTTATCGGTTCTGTCCCAACCAGTGAGCGCAGTGACCGAGGAAGACTTCCTGGTCAAGACAACTGAAGATCTGATCGATCTCTGCACTGTATCGGAAAGCGACGAACTCGATGAGGAGGCTATTCATTTCTGCCACGGCTATCTTGTGGGGGCTTACCATTATTACAAAGCCTCTACTGCTGGCCCGGACGCAGAACCGCTGGTTTGCCCGCCGGAGCCTCCTCCTTCACGGGAGGCGGTAGTTTCCATGTTCATCGAGTGGGCCAAGGCGCATCCGCAGTATATGAATGAGCTGCCTGTCGAAACAGAATTCCGATTCCTGACGGAGACATGGCCATGCAAGTAA
- a CDS encoding YMGG-like glycine zipper-containing protein: MQVKTHATRVAFPWMRLVTMLLAILLMVSGCAGMSETEQRTVTGGAAGAAGGAAIGALAGNAAMGAAIGGATGLAGGYLYGKHKDTEKKAYEEGYNAGKAGQ; this comes from the coding sequence ATGCAAGTAAAAACGCACGCAACTCGAGTCGCATTTCCCTGGATGAGGCTGGTAACGATGCTCCTGGCCATCCTGCTCATGGTCAGTGGGTGCGCCGGAATGTCCGAGACAGAGCAACGCACGGTGACCGGCGGAGCAGCCGGCGCCGCGGGCGGCGCCGCAATCGGGGCTCTTGCCGGAAACGCGGCGATGGGAGCTGCCATCGGCGGCGCAACGGGCCTTGCGGGCGGATATCTCTACGGCAAGCACAAGGATACCGAGAAAAAGGCCTACGAGGAGGGATACAACGCAGGGAAGGCTGGCCAGTAA
- a CDS encoding methyl-accepting chemotaxis protein codes for MALRIKSKFLIPTITLIFMGMSLLVLINHFSMTSAFHDTMREDMTLLGDAVLRDMRDDITQKLKAASNLANDFSALRAVQGDGTYDAESFMAFTQKVLNGIESINILDTNGNLVISSSGQEGTSFKDRAYYQKYMSGTRDIISTAITSKTTGTAIVPLVQPIVDARDTVRGAVNIALDLDYLTKSITQTKIGSTGFIFILDKDGTALAHPDKALVMKKDIAETSWGRQILAATDRNILEYDEDGRRRVAVVQKDSLTGWTFVMVTPLEDMLAHLSSATTRSTLIAAICAAAFMVLIWVLVGRVILQPVLACVDFARKVAGGKLDETLRIDRKDEVGELASALRDMVRDLEKGLEEARAQTRIARDETVRANAAVREAEEANLRAEAARREGVLEATRQLEEVIENLTSASEELSVQVEQSSRGTGDQSARTTEAATAMEQMNASVLEVARNASDVANGADMARGRAQDGAQVVERAMQAIFEVHTQTTAMRESLSKLGRQAEDIGAIMNVIDDIADQTNLLALNAAIEAARAGEAGRGFAVVADEVRKLAEKTMNATKEVGQAIKSIQGGTTDNINTMETASQSVDQATTLAEKAGGALKEIVSLIEDTADKVRAIATSSEEQSSASEQISKTFEEINRISVDTAEAMNQSSKAVNQLASLASDIRGLIQRMQR; via the coding sequence ATGGCTCTGCGTATCAAGTCCAAATTCTTAATTCCGACGATTACACTCATATTCATGGGCATGTCGTTGTTGGTTTTGATCAACCATTTCAGCATGACATCCGCATTTCATGACACGATGCGAGAGGACATGACTCTCCTTGGAGATGCAGTTCTCCGGGACATGCGCGATGATATTACCCAGAAGCTCAAGGCCGCATCCAATCTGGCCAACGACTTTTCAGCCCTGAGGGCTGTGCAGGGAGATGGAACTTACGATGCCGAGAGCTTCATGGCCTTCACTCAGAAGGTTTTGAATGGAATAGAATCCATTAATATACTGGATACTAACGGCAATCTCGTAATCTCCAGCTCCGGGCAGGAGGGGACGAGTTTCAAGGACAGAGCATACTACCAGAAGTACATGTCTGGAACACGCGACATCATCTCCACGGCCATCACCAGCAAGACCACGGGCACTGCCATCGTGCCTCTTGTCCAACCAATCGTGGACGCCAGGGACACGGTCAGAGGCGCAGTCAATATAGCGCTCGACCTGGACTATCTGACCAAGTCGATCACTCAGACCAAGATCGGCTCCACTGGCTTCATCTTCATCCTGGACAAGGACGGCACGGCCCTGGCTCACCCCGACAAGGCCCTGGTCATGAAGAAGGACATCGCCGAGACCTCCTGGGGGCGCCAAATCCTGGCCGCCACGGATAGGAATATCCTGGAGTATGACGAGGACGGCCGGCGCAGGGTCGCTGTCGTGCAGAAGGACAGCCTGACAGGCTGGACCTTCGTCATGGTGACGCCCCTGGAGGACATGCTCGCCCACCTCTCCTCGGCCACGACGCGCAGCACCCTCATCGCCGCCATTTGCGCCGCGGCATTCATGGTCCTCATCTGGGTGCTTGTGGGGCGCGTCATCCTCCAGCCGGTCCTGGCTTGTGTCGATTTCGCGCGAAAGGTCGCCGGCGGCAAACTGGACGAGACGCTGCGCATAGACAGAAAGGACGAGGTTGGCGAGTTGGCGAGCGCCTTGCGCGACATGGTCCGGGATCTTGAAAAAGGTCTGGAGGAAGCGCGGGCACAGACACGCATAGCCCGGGATGAGACCGTGCGGGCCAATGCGGCCGTACGTGAGGCCGAGGAGGCCAACTTGCGGGCGGAAGCCGCCAGGCGCGAGGGCGTTCTCGAAGCCACGCGCCAGCTTGAGGAAGTGATCGAGAACCTGACCTCGGCCTCCGAGGAGCTTTCGGTGCAGGTCGAGCAATCCAGCAGAGGGACCGGGGATCAGAGCGCCAGAACCACCGAAGCCGCTACGGCCATGGAGCAAATGAACGCCTCGGTTCTCGAGGTGGCCCGCAACGCCTCGGATGTAGCCAACGGAGCAGACATGGCCCGAGGCAGAGCCCAGGATGGCGCGCAAGTGGTAGAGCGAGCCATGCAAGCCATTTTCGAGGTGCATACGCAAACCACGGCCATGCGGGAAAGCTTGTCCAAGCTTGGCAGGCAGGCCGAGGACATCGGCGCCATCATGAACGTTATTGATGACATCGCCGACCAGACCAACCTGCTGGCGCTCAATGCGGCCATCGAGGCAGCCAGGGCCGGCGAGGCCGGGCGGGGTTTCGCGGTCGTGGCCGACGAGGTTCGCAAGCTCGCGGAAAAGACCATGAACGCGACCAAGGAGGTCGGCCAGGCCATCAAGTCGATCCAGGGCGGCACGACGGACAACATCAACACCATGGAGACCGCCAGCCAGTCCGTCGATCAGGCCACCACGCTTGCGGAAAAGGCAGGGGGAGCGCTCAAGGAGATCGTCTCGCTCATCGAGGACACCGCGGACAAGGTACGCGCCATTGCCACGTCCTCGGAGGAGCAGTCTTCCGCCAGCGAGCAGATCAGCAAGACATTCGAGGAGATCAACCGCATATCGGTGGACACCGCGGAGGCCATGAATCAATCATCCAAGGCCGTAAACCAGTTGGCGTCACTGGCCTCGGACATTCGCGGACTCATTCAACGCATGCAGCGCTAG
- a CDS encoding pyridoxal phosphate-dependent aminotransferase: MKIASRLARIKPSATLALNAKTQEMRAQGRNVVSLAVGEPDFPTPEHICRAAKEAIDAGFTRYTAVPGIPELRKAVAAYYATFYGVEAPMESTMVSNGGKQVLYNLFMALLEPGDEVLVPTPYWVSYPAMVELADARPVFVKAGAEACFKITPESLERARTSRTRMLILNTPSNPTGCHYSQAELDAIAEWAVNHDIFIVSDEVYDRLVYAPAQPSSLAGLWKRCPEQVAIVGALSKTFAMTGWRLGFVLAHPDLIKTLTKIQGQSTSNVCSITQKAALAALTGPWDIVEEMKKSFVRRRDLVMDVIATWPGAICPKPDGAFYVFPNLRAFMTGDTPDSASLCQKILEQAEVALVPGSAFGDDDCVRFSYALDDETLARSMDKVGRVLMNR; the protein is encoded by the coding sequence ATGAAGATCGCCTCCCGGCTGGCCAGGATCAAGCCTTCGGCCACTCTGGCCCTGAACGCCAAGACGCAGGAAATGCGCGCCCAAGGGCGCAATGTCGTATCCCTGGCCGTGGGCGAGCCTGATTTTCCCACTCCCGAGCATATCTGCCGGGCGGCCAAGGAGGCCATCGACGCTGGCTTCACCCGCTATACCGCCGTGCCGGGCATCCCCGAACTGCGCAAGGCCGTGGCCGCCTATTACGCCACGTTCTACGGCGTCGAAGCTCCCATGGAGTCGACCATGGTCTCCAACGGCGGCAAACAGGTGCTCTACAACCTGTTCATGGCCCTGCTGGAGCCAGGCGACGAGGTGCTCGTGCCCACACCCTACTGGGTAAGCTACCCGGCCATGGTCGAGCTGGCCGATGCCAGGCCCGTGTTCGTCAAGGCCGGGGCAGAGGCCTGCTTCAAGATCACGCCCGAGAGCCTGGAGCGAGCACGCACGTCCCGCACGCGCATGCTCATCCTCAATACGCCCTCCAACCCAACGGGCTGCCATTACAGCCAGGCCGAACTGGACGCCATCGCCGAGTGGGCCGTGAACCATGACATATTCATCGTGTCCGACGAGGTTTACGACCGTCTGGTCTATGCTCCGGCACAGCCCAGCTCCCTTGCCGGGCTGTGGAAGCGCTGCCCCGAGCAGGTGGCCATCGTGGGCGCGCTGTCCAAGACCTTCGCCATGACCGGCTGGCGTCTGGGCTTTGTCCTGGCTCATCCTGACCTGATTAAGACGCTGACCAAGATTCAGGGCCAGTCCACTTCCAACGTGTGCTCCATCACCCAGAAAGCCGCATTGGCGGCCCTGACTGGTCCGTGGGATATCGTGGAGGAGATGAAGAAGTCCTTCGTGCGCCGCCGCGACCTGGTCATGGACGTAATCGCCACTTGGCCCGGAGCCATATGCCCCAAGCCTGACGGGGCGTTTTACGTGTTTCCCAACCTGCGCGCGTTCATGACGGGCGATACGCCCGATTCGGCCAGCCTGTGCCAGAAGATTCTGGAGCAGGCCGAGGTGGCCCTCGTTCCGGGCTCCGCCTTCGGCGATGACGACTGCGTGCGTTTCTCCTACGCCTTGGACGATGAGACCCTGGCCCGCTCCATGGACAAGGTGGGCCGAGTGCTTATGAACCGCTGA